The following are encoded together in the Equus quagga isolate Etosha38 chromosome 1, UCLA_HA_Equagga_1.0, whole genome shotgun sequence genome:
- the HIGD1A gene encoding HIG1 domain family member 1A, mitochondrial: MSTNTDVSLSSYDEDQGSKLIRKAKEAPFVPVGMAGFAAIVAYGLYKLKSRGNTKMSVHLIHMRVAAQGFVVGAMTLGMGYHMYQEFWAKPKP, encoded by the exons ATGTCGACCAACACAGATGTATCTCTTTCTTCATATGATGAAGATCAGGGATCTAAACTTATCCGAAAAGCTAAAGAGGCACCCTTTGTCCCCGTTG GAATGGCAGGGTTTGCAGCAATTGTTGCATATGGATTATATAAATTGAAGAGCAGGGGAAATACTAAAATGTCCGTTCACCTGATCCACATGCGCGTGGCAGCCCAAGGCTTTGTTGTGGGAGCAATGACTCTTG gtATGGGCTATCACATGTATCAGGAATTCTGGGCAAAACCGAAACCTTAG